A single genomic interval of Xiphophorus couchianus chromosome 2, X_couchianus-1.0, whole genome shotgun sequence harbors:
- the znf276 gene encoding zinc finger protein 276 produces the protein MKKKPRRLKISSPQTAADGCEGRKTGDRETLLNTVPSTTDGLSPERTVTDTNSHFSVIKDDEEKDPESKSRCSGRTSSAVCRLCHGKFSPRSLRHAFSRWPPGPLRALDPAAPSPLLDPAAPSPLPFHSDFQRLVGVRLDRDPRLSDFICKRCHTKFYKCHSILRRFLQRVNLPALGTGNRRNLKGPNAPANESPGKPPCFPSSEPPCFASDPKCLHSLVGWAHRHGEACTSCPDLKEVLEGRCGGSLRAVWGCADGHHYIMDTQNAAAGYLGDQVGYLWRRSNEEDGVEKVLDGRMDPGTQQNQDDWAKGFPEEATSPAPGPLQDRTADSDLSDRAISEEELQENRARSDEEMFDPVQNQRTSRLSRTRRRQNPKTLEEPRVRKKPGPKPGWKNQFRPKGEELPNIYKCPYQGCTAVYRAPDGLKKHIKEHHEDMRERPCPHPGCNKVFMIDRYLQRHIKLIHTEERNYICDQCGQTFKQRKHLSVHQMRHSGAKPLQCEVCGFQCRQRASLKYHMTKHKAESDLAFECRTCRKRFEKLHNLNVHMSMVHPPVLAEARQAGPVRLQTIGLTGELVLQDQDR, from the exons atgaagaagaaaccTCGGCGTCTAAAGATCTCATCGCCTCAGACAGCAGCCGATGGATGTGAGGGGAGGAAGACTggagacagagagactctgCTGAACACCGTCCCCTCAACCACAGACGGCTTGTCTCCTGAAAGGACGGTGACGGACACAAACTCACACTTCAGTGTGATAAAAGATGATGAAGAGAAAGATCCAGAGAGCAAGTCCAGATGTTCAG GAAGGACGTCCAGCGCCGTCTGTCGTCTCTGCCACGGAAAGTTCTCCCCACGCAGTCTGAGGCATGCCTTCAGCAGGTGGCCTCCGGGGCCGCTGCGGGCCCTGGACCCGGCTGCCCCGTCGCCCCTTTTGGACCCGGCCGCCCCGTCTCCCCTCCCGTTCCATTCGGACTTCCAGCGTCTGGTCGGGGTGCGGTTGGACCGGGATCCACGGCTCTCAGACTTCATCTGCAAAAGGTGCCACACCAAGTTCTACAAGTGCCACAGCATCCTGCGGCGGTTCCTGCAGAGGGTCAACCTGCCGGCGCTCGGAACCGGGAACCG gaGGAACCTGAAGGGTCCGAACGCGCCGGCAAATGAGTCGCCAGGAA AACCACCGTGCTTCCCGTCTTCAGAACCGCCATGCTTCGCCTCTGACCCAAAGTGCCTTCACAGCCTGGTGGGTTGGGCACACCGCCACGGCGAGGCTTGCACTTCCTGCCCCGACCTGAAGGAGGTGCTGGAGGGGCGGTGCGGGGGCTCCCTGAGGGCCGTGTGGGGATGCGCCGACGGCCACCATTACATCATGGACACTCAGAACGCCGCCGCCGGTTACCTGGGAGACCAGGTGGGCTACTTGTGGAGGCGGAGCAACGAGGAAGATGGAGTCGAGAAAGTtctggatggacggatggacccaggaacccaacagaaccaggacGACTGGGCCAAAG GCTTTCCTGAGGAGGCGACATCGCCGGCACCCGGCCCGCTCCAAGACCGGACCGCTGACAGCGACCTGTCGGACAG GGCAatctctgaggaggagcttcaggAGAACCGGGCCCGGTCCGATGAGGAGATGTTTGACCCAGTCCAGAACCAGAG aaCCTCGAGGCTCAGCAGAACCCGGAGGAGGCAGAACCCAAAAACCTTGGAGGAACCCCGAGTCCGAAAGAAACCCGGACCCAAACCGGGTTGGAAGAACCAGTTCCGGCCCAAAGG GGAGGAACTTCCCAACATCTACAAGTGTCCGTACCAGGGCTGCACCGCCGTCTACCGAGCACCTGACGGGTTAAAG AAACACATTAAGGAGCATCATGAGGACATGAGGGAGCGGCCGTGCCCCCATCCCGGCTGCAACAAGGTGTTCATGATCGACCGCTACCTGCAGAGGCACATCAAGCTCATCCACACAG AGGAGAGGAACTACATCTGTGATCAGTGCGGTCAGACCTTCAAGCAGCGGAAACACCTGTCGGTTCATCAGATGAGACATTCAGGAGCCAAACCGCTGCA GTGCGAGGTTTGCGGCTTCCAGTGCCGCCAGCGGGCGTCCCTCAAGTATCACATGACCAAGCACAAAGCCGAGTCCGACCTGGCCTTCGAGTGCCGGACCTGCCGCAAGCGCTTTGAGAAGCTTCACAACCTCAACGTCCACATGTCCATGGTCCATCCGCCGGTTCTGGCCGAGGCCCGGCAAGCCGGCCCGGTTCGCCTGCAGACCATTGGCCTCACCGGAGAGCTGGTCCTGCAGGACCAGGACAGATGA